In Flavobacterium sp. N1736, the following are encoded in one genomic region:
- a CDS encoding Ppx/GppA phosphatase family protein yields the protein MIKIKKYAAIDIGSNAMRLLISNVVEQEGKEPQFNKSSLVRVPIRLGQDAFTVGEISEENIDRMVDAMKAFNLLMKVHKVERYMAFATSAMREAYNAKEVVALIKKKADIKIEIIDGKKEAAIIASTDLHHLLKSDETYLFVDVGGGSTEFTLFSDGKMITSRSFKAGTVRLLNNMVHDVVWDEIEKWIKTNTADYEEVTLIGSGGNINKLFKMSGKQQEKPLSYIYINSQYAFLNSLTYEQRIAELGLNSDRADVIIHATRIYLNAMKWSGARQIYVPKIGLSDGIVKAMYYGKI from the coding sequence ATGATTAAAATTAAAAAGTATGCAGCAATAGATATCGGTTCAAATGCCATGAGGCTTCTGATATCCAATGTTGTAGAACAAGAAGGCAAAGAACCTCAATTCAATAAAAGTTCCCTTGTTCGTGTGCCAATTCGTTTGGGACAAGATGCCTTTACAGTAGGAGAAATTTCAGAAGAAAATATAGATCGAATGGTTGATGCCATGAAAGCATTCAATCTTTTGATGAAAGTACATAAAGTAGAACGTTATATGGCATTTGCAACTTCGGCAATGCGCGAAGCATATAATGCGAAAGAAGTTGTGGCTTTGATTAAGAAAAAAGCCGACATTAAAATTGAAATTATTGATGGTAAAAAAGAAGCGGCGATAATCGCTTCTACAGATTTACATCATTTATTAAAATCAGATGAAACCTATTTATTTGTAGATGTTGGCGGCGGAAGTACCGAATTTACCTTATTCTCTGATGGAAAAATGATTACTTCAAGATCGTTTAAAGCAGGAACAGTTCGTTTATTAAATAATATGGTTCATGATGTAGTTTGGGATGAAATTGAAAAATGGATTAAAACCAATACCGCAGATTATGAAGAAGTAACCTTAATTGGTTCTGGCGGAAACATCAATAAATTGTTTAAAATGTCTGGAAAACAGCAGGAAAAACCGCTTTCATACATTTATATCAATTCGCAATATGCGTTTTTAAATTCATTGACTTACGAACAAAGAATTGCCGAATTAGGTTTAAACTCTGATCGCGCCGACGTAATTATTCACGCCACACGTATTTACTTAAATGCTATGAAGTGGAGTGGAGCACGCCAGATTTACGTTCCTAAAATAGGACTTTCTGACGGAATCGTAAAAGCAATGTATTACGGTAAAATCTAA
- the ppk1 gene encoding polyphosphate kinase 1, which yields MYEQKYIDREKSWLAFNARVLQEAADNTVPLLDRLRFVGIFSNNLDEFFRVRYAAIRRLSLSGISGEKYLGGVSAHQLIKDITEIVIQQQSESLRILGNIESELEAENIFIINEDQITIEQDKFLKDFFTQRLSPELVTIILNDLAEFPILKDTLGYLAVRLEMNTNDEVRYAVIEIPKTINRFVVLPSHDDKHYVILIDDVIRHNLKNIFNIFDYKSVTAHMIKITRDAQLDIDSDLSKSMLEKIATSVKDRRIGEPVRFIYDSLIEEDTLRFFLDKMKIVETDSIIPGGRYHNRRDYMNFPNLGRYDLLYKTNDPLPIPGLSLGGSILEKISKKDYLLNAPYQSFSYLTKFLREAALDPKVTSIKITLYRLAKNSQIISSLINAAKNGKKVTVQIELQARFDEASNISYAEQMQTEGIELIFGIKGLKVHSKICVIERTEEGKSRRYGFISTGNFNESTAKIYTDVTLFTCNQGILKDISKIFEFFDINYRVHRYKHLIVSPHYTRSKFIKLIDREILHALAGRKTHIKLKMNSLSDFKMIDKLYEASNAGVKIQLQVRGICSLIPGIPGMSENIEAISIVDNYLEHSRVYIFGNAGLTEVYISSADFMTRNLDGRVEVTCPIYDLEIKKELVDNFDIGWKGNVKVRYHSYKLDNKYKARNHHAPFRAQLETYKYYQNKISVLEEVSQKINL from the coding sequence GTGTACGAGCAGAAATATATCGATAGAGAAAAAAGTTGGTTAGCGTTTAATGCAAGAGTGCTTCAGGAAGCAGCAGATAATACAGTGCCACTTTTAGACAGGTTGCGTTTTGTTGGAATTTTTTCGAACAATTTAGATGAATTTTTCAGAGTTCGTTATGCCGCAATCCGCAGATTGAGTCTTTCTGGAATTTCAGGCGAAAAATATTTAGGCGGCGTTTCGGCACACCAATTAATTAAGGATATTACCGAAATTGTAATTCAGCAGCAATCTGAAAGTTTACGTATTTTAGGAAATATAGAATCTGAACTCGAAGCCGAAAATATCTTTATTATAAACGAAGATCAAATTACAATAGAGCAGGATAAATTCCTGAAAGACTTTTTTACGCAAAGATTAAGTCCGGAATTAGTCACGATTATCTTGAATGATCTTGCTGAATTTCCTATTCTTAAAGATACTTTAGGGTATTTGGCTGTTCGATTAGAGATGAATACAAATGATGAGGTTCGATACGCCGTTATCGAAATCCCAAAAACCATAAACAGATTCGTTGTTTTGCCTTCTCATGATGATAAACATTATGTTATTTTAATTGATGACGTGATTCGCCATAATCTGAAAAACATTTTCAATATTTTCGATTATAAAAGCGTTACGGCGCATATGATCAAAATTACGCGAGATGCGCAATTGGATATTGATAGTGATTTGAGCAAAAGTATGCTCGAAAAAATCGCCACATCAGTAAAAGATCGAAGAATAGGTGAGCCCGTTCGTTTTATTTACGATAGTTTAATCGAAGAAGACACATTGCGTTTCTTTCTTGATAAAATGAAAATTGTAGAAACAGACAGTATAATTCCCGGAGGAAGATATCATAATCGACGTGATTATATGAATTTTCCAAATTTAGGAAGATACGATTTATTGTATAAAACCAATGATCCGCTGCCAATTCCCGGTTTGAGTTTAGGCGGAAGTATTCTGGAAAAAATCAGTAAAAAAGATTATTTATTAAACGCTCCATATCAGTCTTTCTCATACTTAACAAAGTTTTTACGAGAAGCGGCATTAGATCCAAAAGTAACAAGTATTAAAATTACCTTGTATCGTTTGGCTAAAAATTCGCAAATTATCAGTTCATTGATAAATGCAGCAAAAAACGGTAAAAAAGTGACCGTTCAAATCGAACTTCAGGCGCGTTTTGATGAAGCTTCGAATATTTCGTATGCAGAACAAATGCAAACCGAAGGAATCGAATTGATATTTGGAATCAAAGGCTTAAAAGTACACAGTAAAATATGTGTTATCGAAAGAACAGAAGAAGGTAAAAGTCGTCGTTACGGATTTATTTCGACGGGAAATTTCAACGAATCGACAGCAAAAATTTATACCGATGTGACACTTTTTACCTGTAATCAGGGAATTTTGAAAGACATTTCTAAAATCTTTGAATTTTTTGACATCAATTACAGAGTGCACAGATACAAACATTTAATAGTGTCTCCGCATTATACAAGAAGTAAATTTATTAAACTGATCGATCGTGAAATTCTGCACGCATTGGCAGGTAGAAAAACACATATAAAGCTTAAAATGAATAGTTTATCTGATTTTAAAATGATCGATAAATTATACGAAGCCAGTAATGCCGGAGTAAAAATCCAGCTTCAGGTAAGAGGAATTTGTTCGTTGATTCCGGGAATTCCGGGAATGAGCGAAAATATCGAAGCCATAAGTATTGTCGATAATTATCTGGAACATTCAAGAGTTTATATTTTTGGAAATGCCGGATTAACAGAAGTTTATATTTCTTCTGCTGATTTTATGACAAGAAATCTTGATGGACGAGTTGAGGTAACCTGTCCAATTTACGACCTTGAAATCAAAAAAGAACTCGTTGACAATTTTGATATAGGATGGAAAGGGAATGTTAAAGTGAGATATCATTCCTATAAATTAGATAATAAATATAAAGCAAGAAATCATCATGCCCCATTTAGAGCTCAATTGGAGACCTATAAATATTATCAGAATAAAATTTCGGTATTAGAAGAGGTTTCACAAAAAATAAATTTATAA
- a CDS encoding SixA phosphatase family protein encodes MKNLILIRHAKSSWEAPLKDFDRPLMKRGILDAHEVSTHIAKYLPKTYIIWSSTAARASETALIFAQNISYPIESIVYKDDLYTFDDKQLEKVIKSCDNSFESVILFGHNEAITNFVNKFGDVFIENVPTSGFVSLKFDTEAWDAIHKGKTQKTIFPKDLK; translated from the coding sequence ATGAAAAATTTAATTTTAATACGACACGCCAAATCAAGTTGGGAAGCGCCTTTAAAGGATTTTGACAGGCCATTAATGAAAAGAGGAATTTTAGATGCTCATGAAGTGTCGACCCATATTGCAAAATATCTTCCTAAAACCTATATAATATGGAGCAGCACTGCGGCTCGTGCATCTGAAACAGCACTTATCTTTGCTCAAAACATATCCTATCCCATAGAAAGCATTGTTTATAAAGACGATCTTTATACTTTTGATGATAAACAACTCGAAAAAGTTATTAAATCTTGTGATAATAGTTTCGAAAGCGTTATTCTTTTTGGACATAATGAGGCTATTACAAATTTTGTTAATAAATTTGGGGATGTTTTTATAGAAAATGTACCTACTTCAGGATTTGTATCGCTTAAATTTGATACCGAAGCCTGGGATGCAATTCATAAAGGCAAGACACAAAAAACAATTTTCCCCAAAGATTTAAAATAA
- a CDS encoding TMEM175 family protein, translating to MNKTRLEAFSDGVLAIIITIMILEIKVPHGVEFADLKPLIPKFLSYILSFIYVGIYWNNHHYLLHGLSKVNGKILWANLHLLFWLSLIPVATGWMGEHNFAKAAMAFYGFILLLCAIAYVILQKTVLDVEGKDSVLAKALGNDLKGKASAVLYTVGIVASFYNEWLSGAAYFIVAMSWLIPDKRIEKVFTK from the coding sequence ATGAATAAAACCAGACTCGAAGCTTTTAGTGATGGTGTTTTAGCAATTATTATTACCATTATGATTTTGGAAATAAAAGTGCCTCACGGAGTTGAGTTTGCTGATTTAAAACCACTTATTCCTAAGTTTTTAAGTTATATCCTGAGTTTTATTTATGTTGGAATTTACTGGAACAATCACCATTATTTACTTCATGGTTTATCTAAAGTAAACGGAAAAATACTTTGGGCAAATCTTCATTTATTATTTTGGCTGTCACTAATTCCCGTTGCAACAGGCTGGATGGGGGAGCATAACTTCGCAAAAGCTGCGATGGCATTTTACGGATTCATTTTATTGCTTTGTGCGATTGCGTATGTAATTCTTCAAAAAACAGTTTTAGATGTTGAAGGAAAAGATTCTGTATTGGCAAAAGCTTTAGGAAACGATTTAAAAGGAAAAGCTTCTGCTGTTTTATATACGGTTGGAATTGTGGCTTCATTTTACAACGAATGGCTTTCCGGAGCAGCCTATTTCATCGTTGCAATGTCCTGGCTTATTCCGGATAAAAGAATCGAAAAAGTATTTACTAAATAA
- the dnaX gene encoding DNA polymerase III subunit gamma/tau — protein MEQFVVSARKYRPQTFKDVVGQKAITNTLLNAIESNHLASALLFTGPRGVGKTTCARILARKINQPGYDDPNEDFAFNVFELDAASNNSVDDIRSLIDQVRIPPQTGQYKVYIIDEVHMLSSAAFNAFLKTLEEPPKHAIFILATTEKHKIIPTILSRCQIFDFKRITVKDAKEHLAEVATSQGINFEDDALHIIAQKADGAMRDALSIFDRVVSYCGTNLTRQAVTENLNVLDYETYISITDLLLENKIPDLLIAYNEILAKGFDGHHFIAGLASHFRDLLVSKTPATLSLLEVGEQAQQMYGVQAQKCSQEFLLKGIDIANDCDLKYKLSQNQRLLVELCLMQLASINFDGEKKKLSNS, from the coding sequence ATGGAACAATTTGTAGTATCGGCTCGTAAATATCGCCCACAAACCTTTAAGGATGTTGTAGGCCAGAAAGCCATTACCAATACTTTGCTAAACGCCATAGAAAGCAATCACCTTGCCTCTGCCCTTTTATTCACGGGACCGCGTGGCGTTGGAAAAACGACTTGCGCGCGTATTTTGGCTCGAAAAATAAATCAGCCGGGATATGACGATCCAAACGAAGATTTTGCGTTTAACGTTTTTGAGTTGGATGCCGCTTCAAACAACTCGGTTGATGATATTCGAAGTCTGATTGATCAGGTTCGAATTCCGCCACAAACCGGGCAATACAAAGTCTATATTATTGACGAGGTTCATATGTTGTCTTCGGCAGCTTTTAATGCTTTTTTGAAAACATTGGAAGAACCGCCAAAACATGCTATTTTTATTTTGGCAACTACGGAGAAACACAAAATTATTCCAACGATTTTATCTCGTTGTCAGATATTTGATTTCAAGAGAATTACTGTAAAAGATGCTAAAGAACATTTGGCAGAAGTTGCAACAAGTCAGGGAATTAATTTTGAAGACGATGCTTTGCACATTATCGCTCAAAAAGCTGATGGTGCCATGCGTGACGCTTTATCGATTTTTGACCGTGTGGTTTCTTATTGCGGAACCAACTTAACACGTCAGGCTGTAACCGAAAACCTAAACGTTTTAGATTACGAAACGTACATTAGTATTACCGATTTACTTTTAGAAAATAAAATTCCGGATCTTTTAATTGCTTACAATGAAATTCTTGCAAAAGGTTTCGACGGTCATCATTTTATTGCCGGATTAGCTTCGCATTTCAGAGATTTATTGGTAAGCAAAACTCCTGCTACTTTAAGTTTGCTTGAAGTTGGTGAACAAGCGCAGCAAATGTACGGCGTACAGGCGCAAAAATGTTCTCAGGAATTTTTACTTAAAGGAATTGACATTGCAAACGACTGCGATTTAAAATATAAATTAAGTCAGAATCAGCGACTTTTGGTCGAATTATGTTTGATGCAATTAGCCTCTATCAACTTTGATGGAGAAAAAAAAAAGTTGAGCAATTCATAA
- a CDS encoding DNA polymerase III subunit gamma/tau — protein sequence MEESNKSYVKPSSVLPTEEFTETEMLLHWNKYAQRLGEKGLKIMESLLLINDPTLNGTVITLELPNEGSKLDFESQLNGLLGHLKGHLHNHDITIEIIVNETIQTKRSFNDQDRYNRLLEINPNIELLRSTFGLDLPT from the coding sequence ATGGAAGAAAGCAATAAATCGTATGTAAAACCTTCCTCAGTTTTGCCTACGGAAGAATTTACGGAGACTGAAATGTTATTGCATTGGAACAAATATGCACAACGTTTGGGCGAAAAAGGTTTAAAAATCATGGAATCGTTATTATTGATTAACGACCCAACTTTGAACGGAACAGTTATTACACTTGAATTACCAAATGAAGGTTCTAAATTAGATTTTGAAAGTCAGCTTAATGGGCTTTTAGGACATTTAAAAGGACATTTGCATAATCACGACATTACAATTGAAATTATTGTAAATGAAACGATACAAACCAAAAGAAGCTTTAACGATCAGGATCGCTACAATCGTTTATTAGAAATCAACCCAAATATTGAGCTTTTGCGTTCTACATTTGGATTGGATTTACCTACATAG